Proteins found in one Gardnerella vaginalis ATCC 14018 = JCM 11026 genomic segment:
- a CDS encoding AIPR family protein: MASLNDFKLINKRSEICLENAIGKERFYKLSDADKKRFGFYYLILGLTTGVADADEIERMIIDTDYCNKVRKTKNNDFGIDAVYINDEENKILLYNFKFRDNFSPVKGGKISPILDSTKFLSMTFNNSFENVDDNSIISKNVMKSINEKIHSDSAWNIELIVVSNESNGTDVNKPEIDSLMKDYDVSIKSISLDDITGFLRDKNCEISSTFVINKESFLVYESDSSSSSKSYLAKIDIADLIRITCSDENLRNSHDFYDHNSDLERIKDMKLAVGVLYENVRGYLGHSKYNKNIINTLRNTPDKFFMFNNGITITAKNVKVDSINAKTKYIFTLEDMQIVNGGQTLRSIYEFKDSEFKEENLKEASVLVRIFKTEDKEDLINQIAEYTNSQNAISDVDLKSINKVQIDIEKLLEENRIGYIRKTGDIGKSNNFERQISKEKLAQIIYSYKGYPDRATNQKKKLFGIYYDEIFAENKSLFDDLVNLINLYYKIEEKYKELYDENDVYNQKILYIIYLQSKGEDDIEGNIHLLEKVLDEYRANDDISKARKLIQKGFKEYLDIERCKKNE; this comes from the coding sequence ATGGCAAGTCTTAATGATTTCAAATTGATTAATAAGCGTTCGGAAATATGCTTAGAAAATGCTATAGGAAAAGAACGCTTTTACAAGTTGTCTGATGCTGATAAAAAGAGATTTGGATTCTACTATCTAATATTAGGATTAACTACTGGCGTCGCTGACGCAGATGAAATTGAAAGAATGATAATCGATACTGACTATTGTAATAAAGTTCGTAAAACGAAGAATAATGATTTTGGTATTGATGCAGTATATATTAACGATGAAGAAAATAAAATTCTCCTTTACAATTTTAAATTTAGAGATAATTTCAGTCCTGTAAAAGGTGGGAAAATAAGTCCTATTCTTGATTCAACAAAATTCTTGAGTATGACTTTTAACAATAGTTTTGAAAATGTAGATGATAATTCTATAATTTCAAAAAATGTCATGAAAAGCATCAATGAAAAAATACATTCAGACTCTGCCTGGAATATTGAGTTAATTGTCGTATCAAATGAAAGTAATGGTACAGATGTTAATAAGCCAGAGATAGATTCTTTGATGAAAGACTATGATGTTAGTATAAAGTCAATATCATTGGACGATATTACTGGCTTCTTGCGAGATAAGAATTGTGAAATATCCTCAACCTTTGTTATTAATAAAGAATCATTTTTAGTTTATGAGTCTGATTCTTCTTCCTCGTCAAAATCTTACTTGGCTAAAATAGATATTGCTGATCTAATAAGAATTACATGTTCAGACGAAAATCTGAGGAATTCTCATGACTTTTATGATCATAATTCTGATCTTGAGAGAATAAAAGACATGAAGCTTGCTGTTGGCGTGTTGTATGAGAATGTTAGAGGATATTTAGGTCATTCCAAATACAATAAAAATATTATTAATACTTTGCGTAACACTCCAGATAAATTCTTTATGTTCAATAATGGTATAACCATCACAGCTAAGAATGTAAAAGTTGATTCCATTAATGCAAAAACAAAATATATATTCACGCTAGAAGATATGCAAATTGTAAATGGAGGACAGACCTTAAGAAGTATTTATGAGTTTAAAGACAGTGAATTTAAGGAAGAAAATCTAAAAGAAGCCTCAGTTTTAGTTAGGATCTTTAAAACCGAAGATAAAGAGGATCTAATAAATCAAATAGCCGAATATACTAATAGTCAAAATGCTATTTCTGATGTTGATCTTAAATCTATTAACAAGGTGCAAATAGATATAGAAAAGTTATTAGAAGAAAATAGAATAGGATATATTCGTAAAACTGGCGATATAGGAAAGTCTAATAACTTTGAGCGTCAGATAAGTAAGGAAAAATTAGCTCAGATTATTTATTCGTATAAGGGATATCCTGACAGGGCTACAAATCAGAAAAAGAAATTATTTGGAATTTATTATGATGAAATTTTCGCAGAAAATAAATCATTATTTGATGATTTAGTGAACTTAATAAATTTGTATTATAAAATAGAAGAAAAATATAAGGAACTATATGATGAAAATGATGTCTACAATCAGAAGATTCTATACATCATATATTTGCAAAGTAAAGGTGAAGATGATATTGAAGGGAATATACATCTTCTAGAAAAAGTCTTAGATGAATATAGGGCTAATGATGATATTTCTAAAGCTCGAAAGTTGATTCAAAAAGGATTTAAAGAATATTTGGATATTGAGAGGTGCAAAAAGAATGAATAA
- a CDS encoding SIS domain-containing protein, producing the protein MNSKDVESILNELHQTFDVMNYSSIDEVIEKIKFARRIVCAGVGREGLTCRAFCMRLMHLGYSSHWIWDDTAPSISKGDVFFFTCGSGEIEHLLTVARLAKESGATLICVTGVPDSSAAKLSDLTIFIPASVYKGKGDLVPTIHPMGTLWETASWIFLDSVIYAIHSSESITYEDMSYRHRNYE; encoded by the coding sequence ATGAATTCTAAAGATGTAGAATCTATTTTAAATGAGTTGCATCAAACTTTTGATGTTATGAACTATTCATCAATTGATGAAGTAATAGAAAAAATTAAATTTGCTAGACGAATAGTTTGTGCTGGTGTAGGTCGTGAAGGTCTTACATGTAGGGCATTTTGTATGAGATTAATGCATCTTGGGTATTCTAGTCATTGGATTTGGGATGACACAGCACCATCTATTTCTAAGGGAGATGTTTTCTTCTTTACTTGTGGATCTGGTGAGATTGAGCATTTGTTGACTGTTGCAAGATTGGCAAAAGAAAGTGGAGCAACATTGATATGTGTTACTGGTGTTCCAGATAGTAGTGCAGCTAAACTTTCTGATTTAACTATTTTTATACCTGCTTCTGTTTATAAGGGGAAGGGGGATTTGGTTCCTACGATTCACCCAATGGGAACATTGTGGGAGACGGCATCTTGGATATTTCTTGATTCTGTCATATATGCTATTCATAGCAGTGAATCAATTACGTATGAGGATATGTCTTATCGTCATCGAAACTACGAGTGA
- a CDS encoding ABC transporter permease has product MFLALAMGLVVLTGGIDLSVVANMNVAAIVIAWILSGSELGRIGSPILSIVIAVVLGLLSAIVCGVINGCLVSMAGVNPIVATLGTQLLFAGIATAATNGSSIGVSVIDYSMFGISSVAGIPTVFLIGIISYAITGWVASHTRYGRELYFYGSNPVASLFSGHRVNRTIIITYAISGLFVAIAALVMVARVNSARVGFGGTYLLQALLVVVLAGFDPFGGRGKFANLFLSVIMLQVLQTGFTILNFSPFIKNLTWGAALIFVMIVNRLLEYKTSVNCKSSHDTKDNNISKK; this is encoded by the coding sequence ATGTTTCTTGCTTTAGCTATGGGACTTGTTGTATTAACTGGTGGCATTGATTTATCTGTAGTTGCGAATATGAACGTTGCTGCAATAGTTATTGCATGGATATTGTCGGGATCTGAATTGGGCAGAATTGGTTCGCCAATCTTATCTATAGTTATCGCTGTTGTACTTGGTCTTCTTTCCGCAATTGTATGTGGTGTTATTAATGGGTGTTTAGTTAGCATGGCTGGAGTGAATCCTATTGTTGCTACATTGGGCACGCAACTTTTATTTGCAGGCATTGCAACAGCTGCTACCAATGGCTCATCTATAGGAGTATCTGTGATTGATTATTCTATGTTTGGAATATCATCTGTAGCTGGTATTCCTACCGTGTTTTTGATTGGAATAATTAGTTATGCGATTACTGGATGGGTTGCCTCTCATACTAGATATGGTCGAGAACTATATTTCTATGGTTCAAATCCTGTAGCTTCTCTGTTCTCAGGGCATAGAGTTAATAGAACTATTATTATAACTTATGCAATTTCTGGTTTATTTGTTGCTATTGCAGCTCTTGTTATGGTTGCTAGGGTGAATTCAGCTAGAGTTGGTTTTGGTGGAACATATTTGCTTCAGGCGTTGTTGGTTGTAGTTCTTGCTGGATTTGATCCATTTGGCGGTAGAGGCAAGTTTGCCAATCTTTTCCTTTCAGTCATTATGCTTCAAGTTTTGCAAACTGGTTTTACTATATTAAACTTTTCTCCATTTATTAAAAATCTTACATGGGGAGCGGCTCTTATTTTTGTGATGATTGTCAATAGGCTTTTGGAGTATAAAACATCTGTAAATTGCAAATCATCACATGATACTAAAGATAATAATATTTCTAAAAAATAG
- a CDS encoding ABC transporter permease — protein sequence MEKTLLTIIILYAMTVSVVNKHFFTLGTLADLTRNGATMAILAAGVYVIMIAGGIDVSFPAVAIMSGYTSVVFAVNAKINSILVILIIAAVIGAVLGAINALLIHWLELPTFIVTLGTSSIFYGLMTTTVGTKPVTISKMPSSLLEFGRCNIVSFTVNGQQNGISIFFLISIFVYIFVWFIMNHTSLGHSIYAIGNSEEFARRAGLPVLGIKLFIYPLMGVLAAIMAIISFANLKFVDPTSIMGTELTVIAAVVIGGTRITGGYGTLFGTFLGVALTQLLNNTLVFLGLKSSWNNLFIGGVMIAAVVAIYYGEKLRNRKNMSFLG from the coding sequence ATGGAAAAGACATTGCTCACAATAATAATTTTGTATGCCATGACTGTTTCTGTTGTGAATAAGCACTTCTTTACATTGGGAACTCTTGCAGATTTGACGCGTAATGGTGCAACAATGGCGATACTTGCTGCAGGAGTATACGTTATTATGATTGCTGGAGGTATTGATGTATCTTTTCCAGCTGTAGCTATTATGTCTGGATATACATCAGTTGTATTTGCTGTTAACGCTAAGATAAACTCAATCTTAGTTATTCTTATTATTGCTGCTGTTATAGGAGCAGTTCTAGGAGCTATAAACGCACTTTTAATTCATTGGCTTGAATTACCAACATTTATAGTTACATTGGGAACATCTTCTATTTTTTATGGGTTAATGACAACTACGGTTGGAACTAAACCAGTTACTATCAGTAAGATGCCATCTTCTTTATTAGAATTTGGAAGATGTAATATTGTTTCCTTCACAGTGAATGGTCAGCAAAATGGTATTTCCATATTCTTCCTAATATCTATATTTGTCTACATATTTGTATGGTTTATTATGAATCATACTTCTTTGGGACACAGTATTTACGCTATAGGTAATTCGGAGGAGTTTGCAAGACGTGCTGGTCTGCCAGTTCTTGGTATAAAACTATTCATTTATCCTCTTATGGGTGTTTTAGCTGCAATAATGGCAATTATTTCATTCGCCAATTTAAAGTTTGTTGACCCAACAAGCATTATGGGTACAGAGTTAACTGTTATTGCTGCAGTGGTTATAGGGGGAACTAGAATTACTGGCGGATATGGTACATTATTTGGCACTTTTCTTGGCGTTGCCTTAACGCAATTACTTAATAATACTCTTGTCTTTTTGGGATTGAAATCATCGTGGAACAATCTATTTATTGGCGGAGTGATGATTGCTGCAGTAGTTGCGATTTACTATGGAGAGAAATTGCGTAATCGTAAGAATATGTCCTTTCTTGGCTGA
- a CDS encoding sugar ABC transporter ATP-binding protein, translated as MRLKAMNIFKSFGGVHALKNINFDISSGEVHCLAGGNGCGKSTIVKILSGVLRPDSGSIEVDGENYSALTARQAIDLGIAVIHQDLSLFNTMTVKDNICLPEQVHHRRFFINNSLADKVAKEALERIGANINCYERVENLSMAARQQVAIARALVLNAKVIFMDEPTTALTYSEVEELLKTIENLKLNGVSVVFISHKLDEVFSVADRITVFRSGELVGTYNAKDLNPRKLSSLMIGHDVQFGIPNNYDMNKEVVPTLNMEDVKASRVNGVTLSVNPGEVVGFSGLLGSGRTETALALFGLNHITSGSVKINGKIVDINNPRDAIERGIALVPEDRYKQGLFQDSNLLSNCASAILSRISNCFGIVNQNEEKIVGDEILNDLQVNTHDLSLLAKSLSGGNQQKVLLGKWVATNPKLLILDSPTVGVDVGSKSQIYQIIRRLAEKGISVIVISDEEEELLAVCNKIYIFKQGKVSTQITGDELEPGFSKIFRESTDRDNSHESNESFISSSDKSVSFVQNGGAL; from the coding sequence ATGCGTCTAAAGGCAATGAATATTTTTAAAAGTTTTGGTGGAGTGCATGCTTTAAAAAATATTAATTTTGATATTTCTAGTGGTGAAGTTCACTGCTTAGCTGGTGGCAATGGATGCGGTAAATCAACGATAGTTAAGATTTTATCCGGAGTTTTGCGACCTGATTCTGGAAGTATTGAAGTTGATGGTGAGAATTATTCTGCTTTAACTGCTAGACAAGCAATCGATCTCGGTATAGCTGTTATTCATCAGGATTTATCATTGTTTAACACGATGACGGTAAAGGATAATATTTGTTTGCCAGAGCAAGTCCATCACCGCAGATTTTTTATAAATAATTCTTTGGCTGATAAGGTTGCAAAAGAAGCACTCGAACGTATAGGAGCTAATATTAATTGTTATGAAAGAGTAGAGAATTTATCAATGGCTGCTCGTCAGCAGGTAGCTATTGCTAGAGCATTAGTGCTTAATGCAAAAGTTATTTTTATGGATGAACCTACTACTGCTCTTACTTATTCAGAAGTTGAAGAATTATTGAAGACTATAGAAAATCTAAAATTGAATGGAGTTTCTGTAGTCTTTATATCGCATAAGCTTGATGAAGTTTTTTCTGTTGCAGATAGAATCACAGTATTTAGATCTGGTGAATTAGTTGGAACTTATAATGCAAAGGACTTAAATCCTAGAAAATTATCTTCTCTTATGATTGGTCATGATGTTCAATTCGGTATTCCTAATAATTATGACATGAACAAGGAAGTTGTTCCAACATTAAATATGGAAGATGTAAAAGCTTCTAGAGTTAATGGCGTTACTTTGAGTGTAAATCCTGGTGAAGTAGTTGGATTTAGTGGATTGCTTGGTTCTGGCAGAACAGAAACAGCACTTGCTCTATTTGGACTTAATCATATAACTAGTGGTTCTGTGAAGATTAATGGAAAAATTGTTGATATAAATAATCCTCGTGATGCTATAGAAAGAGGTATCGCTTTAGTTCCTGAAGATAGGTATAAGCAAGGTCTTTTCCAAGATAGTAATCTTTTAAGTAATTGTGCTTCTGCAATTTTGAGTAGGATATCTAACTGTTTTGGAATTGTAAATCAAAATGAAGAAAAAATAGTTGGGGATGAAATCCTCAATGATTTGCAAGTTAATACACATGATCTCAGTTTGTTGGCTAAATCTTTATCTGGAGGTAACCAACAAAAAGTTCTTTTAGGTAAGTGGGTTGCAACTAACCCAAAGCTGTTGATATTAGATTCTCCAACCGTTGGTGTTGATGTTGGATCTAAATCTCAAATTTATCAGATCATACGCAGACTAGCTGAGAAAGGCATATCGGTTATAGTTATATCTGATGAGGAAGAAGAGCTCCTTGCTGTTTGCAATAAAATTTACATTTTTAAACAAGGAAAAGTTTCTACTCAAATAACTGGTGATGAATTAGAACCTGGATTTTCTAAGATTTTCAGGGAATCTACAGATAGGGATAATTCTCATGAATCCAATGAGAGTTTTATATCTTCTTCAGACAAATCTGTTTCTTTTGTTCAAAATGGAGGTGCGTTGTGA
- a CDS encoding substrate-binding domain-containing protein codes for MRKSMKVTLATMLTVAFLAPMSACGSGGLIGSKQSSKNGKIKMVLVAKQEGIPWFDDMRSGVERFGKDHEGEVEVKQIAPDSGDSAKQAQMISDLISQNVKAIVVVPNDPQALKPVIKQAKAKGIVVISHEGGNIADDVDYDIEAFKNKDFGEGFCKPLADGIGGKGKIAAIVGSKTMETHMAWYKACKSLIEKEYPDISFVSDEPYEDNNNDDTARKVSTEILNAHPDLKGLFGTSVSAGANMAAVLKERGNKNVFVSSLGIPSVDMPYINEGWVKYAKAWRPADAGYAALSLAYNKIKGKKISNGTNLNVKGYEDIQVDGHQVRGNAPMVLKKGDFPDGKYPF; via the coding sequence ATGCGTAAATCAATGAAAGTAACATTGGCAACGATGCTGACTGTTGCGTTTTTAGCTCCTATGTCAGCATGTGGATCAGGTGGTCTAATAGGATCAAAGCAATCGTCAAAAAATGGAAAAATAAAAATGGTTCTTGTTGCCAAGCAAGAGGGAATTCCATGGTTTGATGATATGCGAAGTGGTGTTGAACGTTTTGGTAAAGATCATGAAGGAGAAGTTGAAGTTAAACAAATTGCTCCAGATTCTGGTGATTCTGCAAAGCAGGCTCAGATGATTTCTGATTTAATTTCGCAAAACGTCAAAGCTATTGTTGTTGTTCCAAATGATCCTCAAGCTCTTAAGCCAGTAATAAAGCAAGCTAAGGCTAAAGGCATAGTTGTTATTTCTCACGAAGGTGGCAATATTGCTGATGATGTTGACTATGATATAGAAGCATTTAAGAATAAAGACTTTGGTGAGGGATTCTGCAAGCCTCTTGCTGATGGAATAGGTGGTAAGGGCAAGATAGCAGCGATAGTTGGTTCAAAGACGATGGAAACACATATGGCTTGGTACAAGGCATGTAAGTCTTTGATAGAAAAAGAATATCCAGATATTTCATTCGTATCTGACGAACCGTATGAAGATAACAATAATGATGATACTGCTCGAAAGGTTTCAACGGAGATACTTAATGCGCATCCAGATTTGAAAGGACTATTTGGCACATCCGTTTCTGCAGGAGCTAATATGGCTGCTGTTTTGAAAGAGCGAGGAAATAAAAACGTATTTGTTTCTTCTCTTGGTATTCCATCTGTTGATATGCCTTACATAAATGAAGGTTGGGTTAAGTATGCTAAAGCTTGGCGTCCTGCTGATGCTGGTTACGCAGCTCTATCTCTTGCATATAACAAGATTAAGGGCAAGAAGATTAGTAATGGTACAAACCTAAATGTAAAAGGTTATGAAGATATTCAAGTTGATGGTCATCAAGTAAGAGGTAATGCTCCTATGGTTCTTAAGAAAGGTGATTTCCCAGACGGAAAGTATCCTTTCTAA
- a CDS encoding xylulokinase has translation MSIHKLVAGVDSSTQSCKIVIRDLKTGALVRSGSAKHGRGTEINPYVWRNAFDEAVKQAGGLDDVVAISIAGQQHGMVALDNNGNVVRDAILWNDTRSAIDAYELINEFGNGSTENGKLKWAKSVGSVPVASLTITKLRWMNREEPDNLKRTAAIALPHDWLTWVLKDGKDINTLTTDRSEASGTGYFSSEDNEYKRSIISMAAGYDFASKVVLPRVVGPHECIGESNICGVNMKIGPGAGDNAAAALGLGLKPGEVVLSIGTSGVVSLVSKVPIHDSKGYVTGFADATGNYLPLVCTLNASRVIDSFRQILHMTHEEFSHSALCAPPGSEGLVVLPYFEGERTPNLPDATGAIHGVTCENFTPSNIARAAIEGMLCGVGVGIKAMTSLGMKVNKINLIGGGAQSEAVRRIAPCVLGLPVSVPEYSEYVADGASKQAAWVYCGGSEPPEWVPRLSSEYIGDYVPFIAERFNEVSERFITRSEAVDCMAIDTIKH, from the coding sequence ATGAGTATTCATAAATTGGTAGCGGGTGTTGACTCTTCTACTCAATCATGCAAGATAGTTATTCGCGATTTGAAAACTGGCGCATTAGTAAGGTCTGGTTCTGCCAAGCATGGTCGAGGTACTGAAATAAATCCTTATGTTTGGCGTAATGCTTTTGATGAAGCTGTTAAACAAGCCGGCGGATTGGATGATGTAGTCGCTATATCTATAGCAGGTCAACAGCATGGTATGGTTGCGCTTGACAACAATGGTAACGTAGTTAGAGATGCTATTTTATGGAATGATACAAGATCTGCAATTGATGCGTATGAATTAATAAACGAATTTGGAAATGGTTCTACTGAAAATGGAAAATTAAAATGGGCTAAGTCTGTCGGTAGTGTTCCAGTCGCATCTTTAACCATTACCAAACTCAGATGGATGAATCGTGAAGAACCTGATAATCTAAAGAGAACTGCAGCTATTGCACTTCCTCATGATTGGCTTACTTGGGTTTTAAAAGACGGTAAAGACATAAATACTTTAACAACTGATCGTTCAGAAGCATCTGGAACTGGATATTTTTCTTCAGAAGATAATGAATACAAGAGAAGTATAATCTCTATGGCTGCTGGATATGATTTTGCAAGTAAAGTTGTTTTACCTCGAGTGGTAGGACCTCATGAGTGTATCGGTGAATCAAATATTTGTGGCGTTAATATGAAGATTGGTCCAGGAGCTGGAGATAATGCAGCTGCTGCTCTTGGGTTGGGTCTAAAGCCAGGGGAAGTTGTTTTATCTATTGGTACTTCTGGGGTTGTGTCTTTGGTGTCTAAAGTTCCAATTCACGATTCAAAAGGATATGTTACGGGTTTTGCAGATGCTACAGGAAATTATTTGCCACTTGTTTGTACGTTAAACGCATCTAGAGTAATTGATTCGTTTAGGCAAATTTTGCATATGACACATGAAGAATTTTCGCATTCTGCTTTGTGTGCTCCTCCTGGATCAGAAGGATTGGTTGTTCTTCCATATTTTGAAGGAGAAAGAACGCCGAATTTGCCAGATGCGACTGGTGCAATACATGGAGTTACTTGTGAGAATTTTACTCCTTCAAATATTGCACGTGCTGCGATTGAAGGAATGCTATGCGGAGTTGGTGTCGGAATAAAAGCTATGACATCTCTAGGAATGAAAGTTAATAAGATTAATCTTATAGGAGGCGGCGCTCAGTCTGAGGCTGTTAGAAGAATTGCTCCATGCGTTCTTGGATTGCCTGTCAGTGTACCAGAATATAGCGAATATGTTGCGGATGGAGCTTCAAAACAAGCTGCGTGGGTTTATTGTGGTGGTTCTGAGCCTCCAGAATGGGTGCCTAGATTGTCTAGTGAGTATATAGGTGATTATGTTCCATTTATTGCAGAGCGATTTAATGAAGTTTCTGAACGTTTTATAACGCGTTCAGAAGCTGTAGATTGTATGGCAATAGATACGATAAAACATTGA
- a CDS encoding ROK family protein gives MVDSLIEYGIISELHSEITGSGRPAVPLTPSLHTYASIGLSLSKSNLEACVIDISGNILSRYYEQINDTNPTIILKKIKNIIYSTKQKLQKANLPTVSISIAISGLMNTTEQHKISSPNLKWNHVDLSDFYNKNDKDNNLEFIPISFIDLAAAGAYAEIYLRNKKGNTIPNFLYIHSGNSIDTALIKNNTFEQGCNNWGGKFGHVFVSSGKSNCSCGHTGCLESFAGSRALIREGKLGENASINNFYAALFRNEPAATRAANIAAEKLGIAISSFINIFDMPVFIFDGIYSEIFDSVKDKIIETIKERAICSNWSSIEIMKSIVPGNASALGAAWKGMNEFLNTPELWIKKSKEALSYYPIQSMSSDI, from the coding sequence TTGGTAGATTCACTAATAGAATATGGAATAATTAGCGAATTACATTCAGAAATAACTGGATCAGGAAGACCAGCAGTACCACTGACCCCATCATTACATACTTATGCATCAATAGGATTATCTTTATCAAAATCAAATTTGGAAGCCTGTGTAATAGACATATCTGGAAATATTCTTTCAAGATATTATGAACAAATAAATGACACAAATCCTACAATAATATTGAAAAAAATCAAAAACATTATTTACTCAACGAAGCAAAAATTGCAAAAAGCAAATCTTCCAACAGTATCAATATCTATAGCAATTAGCGGTTTAATGAATACAACTGAACAACACAAAATATCAAGCCCAAATCTTAAATGGAACCACGTTGATTTATCTGACTTCTACAATAAGAACGACAAAGATAATAACTTAGAATTCATACCAATATCATTTATAGACCTTGCTGCAGCTGGAGCATATGCAGAAATCTATTTAAGAAACAAAAAAGGTAATACAATACCGAATTTTCTCTATATACATAGCGGCAATAGCATAGACACAGCATTAATAAAAAATAACACTTTTGAACAAGGGTGCAATAATTGGGGCGGAAAGTTCGGGCACGTTTTTGTATCATCGGGAAAATCTAATTGTTCGTGTGGGCATACAGGCTGTTTAGAAAGCTTTGCTGGAAGTCGAGCCTTAATAAGGGAAGGAAAACTAGGAGAAAATGCATCGATAAATAATTTTTATGCAGCACTATTCAGAAATGAGCCTGCTGCAACTCGAGCCGCAAATATAGCAGCAGAAAAGCTTGGAATAGCAATATCATCATTTATAAATATATTTGACATGCCAGTTTTTATATTTGATGGAATATATTCAGAAATTTTCGATTCTGTAAAAGATAAAATAATTGAGACTATTAAAGAAAGAGCAATATGCTCAAACTGGTCATCTATAGAAATAATGAAATCTATTGTTCCAGGTAATGCATCAGCATTAGGGGCAGCATGGAAAGGTATGAACGAATTCTTAAATACTCCAGAATTATGGATTAAAAAGTCTAAGGAAGCTTTGTCATACTACCCTATACAATCCATGTCTTCAGATATATAA
- a CDS encoding cryptic beta-D-galactosidase subunit beta, whose amino-acid sequence MRIYNDVSEFEVCINGSRKWKRFIEAIGKVKCLSNDEAYSIGDSITFWTHDLRCVVEKRFIGSRRYQTALYSVSGTAYIDIADKGKLLPVERYSDLNDREYFVGSGETVQLHEGGILLIDMSEAFKILQQSYGVLMQAQVTVEGFSFPNK is encoded by the coding sequence ATGCGTATTTATAACGATGTTTCAGAATTTGAAGTATGTATAAATGGAAGTCGAAAATGGAAGCGTTTTATTGAGGCTATTGGTAAGGTCAAGTGTTTATCTAATGATGAGGCTTACTCTATAGGGGATTCTATTACATTTTGGACTCATGATTTACGATGCGTTGTTGAAAAACGGTTTATAGGTTCGAGACGATATCAAACTGCGTTGTATTCTGTAAGCGGTACTGCTTATATTGATATTGCTGATAAAGGAAAGTTGCTACCAGTTGAGCGTTACAGTGATTTAAACGATCGTGAATATTTCGTAGGTTCTGGAGAGACCGTTCAGTTACATGAAGGCGGCATTCTTCTTATTGATATGTCAGAGGCGTTTAAAATACTTCAGCAATCTTATGGCGTATTGATGCAGGCTCAGGTGACGGTTGAAGGTTTTAGCTTCCCCAATAAGTGA